Sequence from the Geoalkalibacter sp. genome:
CGGATGGTGCCTTCGCTGCCGCCTGGCCGATTGAGCAGGGTGCGGGTCGGGCGCTCCTCGCGGCGGATCTTTTCCTGCAACAGCAGCAGGCCCTCGATGAACGCCTCGGGGCGCGGCGGGCAGCCGGGAATGTAGACATCCACCGGCAGGATCTGGTTGACGCCCTGGATGACGCTGTAGCAGTCGTACATGCCGCCCGAGTTGGAGCAGCTGCCCATGGACATCACCCACTTGGGATTGGCCATCTGTTCGTAGAGGCGCAGGATGGTCGGCCCCATCTTCTTGAAGGGCGTGCCGGAAATCACCATCAGATCGGCCTCGCGCGGCGTGCCGCGCAACACCTCGGCGCCGAAGCGCGCCAGATCGTGACGCGGCGTCATGCTCGTCATCATCTCGACGAAACAGCACGAGAGGCCGAAAAACATGGGCCAGAGACTGTTGGCGCGCGCCCAGTTGACCGCGTCATCGAGGTTGGTCAACAGAATGCCGCGGGGAAGATCCTCGCTCATGCGCCCCCTTCCCCGTCGCGGTCGCGGCGCAGCGCCGTCGGCCCCCAGTCGAGCCCGCCCATCTTCCACAGATGCACCAGGCCGAGAAACAAGATGAAGATGAAAAAGCCCACCTGGGCGAAGCCGGCCCAGCCCACCAGATCCCAGGCCACCGCCCAGGACACGATGAACACCGCCTCCACATCGAACACGATGAAAAAGATCGCCACCAGATAGAAGGGCACCGGTTCGCGCAGCCGCGCACCACCCGTG
This genomic interval carries:
- a CDS encoding NADH-quinone oxidoreductase subunit A — protein: MFLAQAAAAFPSAPSHGEAPPSVESLLSLGLYALIAVLLIGALLGLTWLLGRKTHTPLKDEPYESGVAPTGGARLREPVPFYLVAIFFIVFDVEAVFIVSWAVAWDLVGWAGFAQVGFFIFILFLGLVHLWKMGGLDWGPTALRRDRDGEGGA